Genomic DNA from Lactococcus garvieae:
CGTCAAAAAACTGCAAAAAGCTTACCATCGTCCAGAAGGAGTACCAATACCCGAAAATGGAGCTGGTTTTTCTATCGAAATTGCTATACATAAAGACAATGCTACGGTGTCAATCGATACAACAGGAGATTCACTCTTTAAGCGTGGATACCGTGTTGAAAAAGGTGATGCGCCGTTGAAAGAAAACATGGCGGCAGCTATTATTATGTTAACGAACTGGTTGGCCAACCCTAAACGTATGTTTGTAGACCCCACTTGCGGTTCAGGAACTTTTACGATTGAAGCTGCAATGTTAGCACTCAATATGGCTCCAGGCTTGAACCGCAAGTTTGCTTGTGAAGCATGGTCGTGGATGAAACCGGAAGTATTTTCTGAGGTGCGTGAAGCTGCGAAGAAAGCTGTACGCAAAGACTTAGAACTTGATATTCAAGGCTTTGATATTGATGGACGCATGGTAGAAATTGCGAAAGGTAACGCACTTGCAGCAGGACTTGACCATGTGATAAAATATAAACAGATGCGCTTGCAAGACTTCCATACAGATGAACTTGATGGTGTGATTGTATCCAACCCACCTTATGGAGAGCGGTTGGGCGATGAAGATTCAGTAATGGAGCTTTATAAAGAAATGGGAGCGACTTTTGCTCCGCTCGAAACATGGAGTAAGTACATTTTGACAAGTGATATTGCCTTTGAAACACACTATGGTGCAAAGGCAACAAAAAAACGTAAACTCTATAACGGAACTTTACGCACAGACTTGTATCAATATTTTGGAAAAAGAATTAAAAAATAAGCAAAAGCTATGGAGTGCTAAATGACAGAAGAAAAAGATAAAGATAAAGATATCAAGAATTCTGGCGAAAAAGTCTTAAAACTAGGCGATGTGTCGGACTTTACTATAGGTGAGATTGTAAATAAAGCGCAAAGAGTAGACAAAGAAAATAGTGAAAGCGAAAGCGCTCTTGATAAATATATTCGTCAGCATCGTGGCGAGATTGAAGCTGTTAAAAATCAAGCTTTAGAAAAGTATATTCGATCAGAACGTGAAAAGATGGATCAAGAAGTACCAGCTGAATCAAGCAGTGAAGCTGAGGAAACGAGTGAAACTTCCGAAATACAGGAAACTGTTATTGAAGAAGTTGGGGAAGATCCTAGTGTAGAGTCTGATACTCCTTCGAAAGTAGAAGAAGACCCTAGTGAGGCAACTTCAGAAGAAAACAAATTCAAAGAAAAAAATAAAAATGAATTTGATGAGGTGGAGATTGTTGATGATCTCCCTCCTGTTGTTCCTGCTCCGCCGGCAACTTCGGATGTGAAAGCAGAACCAGAGGGGGTACCAGAAGCAGAAAATGTGGAAGAAGATTTTCCAGAGCTTTCAAATGAAGTACCTGAATCAAATACTCCCTCACTAGAAGAGAGCGAAGAAACAGAGAGTTCTACACCTGAAGTTTCCTCAGAGGATGAGACAGAAGCAACAGAAGAGCAGCAACCTGAAGCAGAAGCAGTCTACATGGCTGAGAAAATGCCGGTAGCAGGAGAAACTGTTCCTATACCACTGCCAGTCGTTGCTGAAACTGAAACAGAAGCTGCTCCAAAAGAAGAAAGAGTGGAAAAGAAAGACAGTAAAAAACCGCTCATTATTGGACTTTGTGTTCTTGTGCTTTTAGCTGCTGGTGGTACAGGTTAT
This window encodes:
- a CDS encoding THUMP domain-containing class I SAM-dependent RNA methyltransferase, coding for MKNNFKLMATAAAGLESLVARELRNMEIENVSIDDRSRVFFTGDIKTIAQANTWLRTADRVKIVVGEFKARTFDELFENVYALDWEEYIPFGSAFPVSKAKSVKSTLHNEPSVQGITKKAIVKKLQKAYHRPEGVPIPENGAGFSIEIAIHKDNATVSIDTTGDSLFKRGYRVEKGDAPLKENMAAAIIMLTNWLANPKRMFVDPTCGSGTFTIEAAMLALNMAPGLNRKFACEAWSWMKPEVFSEVREAAKKAVRKDLELDIQGFDIDGRMVEIAKGNALAAGLDHVIKYKQMRLQDFHTDELDGVIVSNPPYGERLGDEDSVMELYKEMGATFAPLETWSKYILTSDIAFETHYGAKATKKRKLYNGTLRTDLYQYFGKRIKK